Proteins co-encoded in one bacterium genomic window:
- a CDS encoding (Fe-S)-binding protein, which yields MQKKYLKDWEKELNICIRCAYCFEGCPVFKDQGWEVDGARGKLVLAYGLLTGELEPSEYVALKIYQCTYCRDCVERCSANVSVPDILTAARADLKDAGFTYTAHEKLLDTIKESGNIFGKTLKAHAEEGEVPVLLGCRLLERSDDAERYLEILKKLGIKPTVVEDEICCGMPFGVLGYKDGLAEHKKRFKERFPYKRFICLCTTCVFFIRNAYPELEPIYVIDEIYKRLPDAAVKNLGVKTTYHDPCNVCRGMRMVEEPRDIMSRIGVELVEFPTNRMGAECCGGGGGVLVTDNPLSTRLAEKRIRQAGELGVENLVTLCPTCEFNLGNAAVSAGVEINVRNLLDLIWEALQ from the coding sequence GTGCAGAAAAAGTACCTGAAGGACTGGGAAAAAGAGCTGAACATTTGTATACGTTGCGCCTACTGCTTCGAGGGTTGCCCTGTCTTCAAGGATCAGGGTTGGGAGGTGGACGGAGCAAGGGGGAAACTGGTGCTCGCTTACGGGCTTCTCACGGGCGAGCTCGAGCCCTCGGAGTACGTCGCCCTAAAGATATACCAGTGTACCTACTGCAGGGACTGTGTCGAGAGATGCTCGGCCAACGTGTCCGTGCCGGATATCTTGACCGCCGCCAGAGCGGACCTGAAGGATGCCGGATTCACTTACACTGCTCATGAAAAGCTTCTGGATACAATCAAAGAGAGCGGCAACATATTCGGAAAGACGTTAAAGGCGCACGCAGAGGAGGGCGAGGTCCCGGTGCTGCTCGGATGCCGCCTCCTGGAAAGGAGCGATGATGCCGAGCGTTACCTCGAGATACTCAAAAAACTCGGCATAAAGCCTACCGTCGTGGAGGACGAAATTTGCTGCGGGATGCCGTTCGGGGTCCTGGGCTATAAGGATGGTTTAGCCGAGCACAAAAAGAGGTTCAAGGAGAGATTCCCGTACAAGAGGTTCATCTGCCTCTGCACCACGTGCGTTTTCTTCATCAGAAACGCATACCCCGAGCTCGAACCTATCTACGTGATAGATGAGATCTACAAGAGGCTTCCCGACGCTGCCGTCAAGAATCTCGGGGTGAAAACGACCTACCATGACCCTTGTAATGTCTGCCGGGGCATGAGGATGGTGGAGGAGCCACGCGATATCATGAGCCGGATCGGTGTAGAGCTGGTCGAGTTCCCGACAAACCGTATGGGAGCTGAGTGCTGCGGCGGCGGCGGCGGCGTGCTCGTAACCGACAACCCGCTTTCCACAAGGCTGGCTGAAAAGAGGATTCGTCAGGCCGGCGAGCTCGGGGTGGAGAACCTGGTCACCCTGTGTCCCACGTGTGAGTTCAACCTGGGCAACGCAGCCGTGTCCGCGGGAGTCGAAATAAATGTCAGGAACCTGTTAGACCTCATCTGGGAGGCTTTGCAGTAG
- a CDS encoding 4Fe-4S dicluster domain-containing protein, giving the protein MGAVYKRLQNWMTELSVCIRCGYCYELCHLYKSGAFETDTPRGKLLLIYGLLTYALEPDGDMVEKIVQCFYCKNCERSCSAKVSLTEIFTDAKADFLDAGFDFRGLAARTDDDLCSRCRVCQAICKNEAISFDEEGKRVDVIKCEGCGVCAATCPSNAIVMVEGFGVTRGELSETIRAFLEEV; this is encoded by the coding sequence ATGGGCGCGGTATACAAGCGATTACAGAACTGGATGACGGAACTCAGCGTCTGCATCCGCTGCGGCTACTGTTACGAGCTCTGCCACCTCTACAAGTCGGGCGCCTTCGAGACCGACACGCCGCGGGGCAAGCTCCTGTTGATCTACGGCCTCCTTACATACGCCCTGGAGCCCGATGGGGACATGGTGGAGAAAATCGTCCAGTGTTTCTACTGCAAGAACTGTGAGCGGAGCTGCTCGGCCAAGGTTTCACTCACCGAAATCTTCACCGACGCCAAGGCCGACTTCCTCGACGCGGGGTTCGATTTCCGGGGCCTGGCGGCCCGCACCGACGACGATCTGTGCAGCAGATGCCGGGTTTGCCAGGCGATATGCAAGAACGAGGCGATCAGCTTCGACGAGGAGGGGAAGAGGGTAGACGTCATCAAATGTGAGGGCTGCGGCGTCTGCGCGGCCACCTGCCCCTCGAACGCGATTGTCATGGTCGAGGGGTTCGGCGTCACC